Proteins found in one Erythrobacter sp. 3-20A1M genomic segment:
- a CDS encoding DUF3572 domain-containing protein, which yields MSRRGSSFRSPDPRPATGRKTIIREPKPHEHSPSDPDALALNALGWVLTDDQRAERLLSLTGLTPEVLRDRLTDRQVLAAVLDFLANHEPDLLLAADALSVEPADLLAARERLAR from the coding sequence TTGTCACGGCGGGGCTCATCCTTTCGATCCCCCGACCCTAGGCCAGCCACAGGACGCAAGACAATCATTCGCGAGCCCAAACCCCACGAACATTCCCCCAGCGACCCCGACGCGCTGGCGCTGAACGCGCTCGGCTGGGTGCTGACCGACGACCAGCGGGCCGAACGGCTGCTGTCGCTCACCGGCCTGACGCCCGAGGTGCTGCGCGACCGGCTGACCGACCGGCAGGTGCTGGCCGCGGTGCTCGACTTCCTCGCCAATCACGAACCCGACCTGCTGCTGGCCGCCGACGCGCTGAGCGTCGAACCGGCGGACCTGCTGGCCGCGCGCGAGAGGCTGGCGCGATGA
- a CDS encoding HAD family hydrolase — protein sequence MSASSAKRPLVICDCDEVLLHMVSHFRDWLAETQAIEFRMQGNDFAHAMRWQETGELVEQPEIWRLLGRFFDTEMDRQDPIPGALEAIAEISRHAEVVILTNLLDERRESRVEQLRKFGLEVEVYTNQGPKGPAIADIIERHAPGKTIFIDDLAQHHGSAAETVPDVIRLHLCGEPSLAPHIACGKEAGHAHARIDSWDEALPWILEQLKEDEDA from the coding sequence ATGAGCGCTTCCTCCGCAAAACGCCCGCTGGTCATCTGCGACTGCGACGAGGTGCTGCTGCACATGGTCAGCCATTTTCGCGACTGGCTGGCGGAAACGCAGGCGATCGAATTCCGCATGCAGGGCAACGATTTTGCGCACGCCATGCGCTGGCAGGAAACAGGCGAGCTGGTCGAGCAGCCCGAGATCTGGCGCCTGCTTGGGCGCTTCTTCGACACCGAGATGGACCGGCAGGATCCGATTCCCGGCGCGCTGGAGGCGATCGCCGAGATTTCCAGGCATGCCGAGGTGGTCATCCTGACCAACCTGCTCGACGAACGGCGCGAGAGCCGGGTGGAACAGTTGCGCAAGTTCGGGCTGGAGGTCGAGGTCTATACCAACCAAGGCCCGAAAGGCCCGGCGATCGCCGACATCATCGAACGCCACGCACCGGGCAAGACGATCTTCATCGACGACCTGGCGCAGCATCATGGATCGGCGGCGGAAACCGTGCCGGACGTGATCCGTCTGCACCTGTGCGGTGAGCCCTCGCTCGCCCCGCACATCGCGTGCGGCAAGGAGGCGGGCCACGCCCACGCCCGGATCGACAGCTGGGACGAGGCGCTGCCGTGGATACTGGAACAGTTGAAGGAGGACGAGGACGCATGA
- a CDS encoding RidA family protein, with protein MSIENRLNELGLKLPEAAAAVASYIPVVVQNDFAHVSGQLPFIDGELVTGRLGEDVSLDEGIAAARACGLMILAQLHQALIPLDRVARIVKLGAFVNSTPDFTDQPKVANGASDLMFDVFGKIGRHSRAAVGVAALPLGAAVEVDAIVALHPH; from the coding sequence ATGAGCATCGAGAACAGGTTGAACGAGCTGGGCCTGAAACTGCCCGAGGCGGCAGCCGCGGTCGCGAGCTATATCCCGGTGGTGGTGCAGAACGATTTCGCCCACGTCTCCGGCCAGCTCCCCTTCATCGACGGCGAGCTGGTGACAGGTCGGCTGGGCGAGGACGTCTCGCTGGACGAGGGGATCGCAGCGGCGCGCGCGTGCGGACTGATGATCCTGGCGCAGCTGCACCAGGCGCTGATCCCGCTCGACCGGGTGGCCCGGATCGTGAAGCTGGGGGCGTTCGTCAATTCGACTCCCGATTTCACAGACCAGCCCAAGGTGGCGAATGGCGCATCGGACCTGATGTTCGACGTGTTCGGCAAGATCGGGCGGCATTCGCGCGCGGCGGTCGGCGTCGCCGCGCTGCCGCTCGGCGCGGCGGTGGAGGTGGATGCGATTGTCGCTCTTCACCCCCATTGA
- a CDS encoding glycerophosphodiester phosphodiesterase family protein, with amino-acid sequence MRLSLFTPIDRRRAPPPAPGIADWLGQWAYAHRGLHGEGRVENSLSAFRAAVDAGYGIECDIQRSRDGRAMVFHDWELDRLTGQRGPVAARTADELAAIGLTGGGDTIPTLDTVLGEIAGRVPLLIEIKSRRGMPVVPVCRAVRTALEGYRGPFAVMSFDPRIARWFAAEIPGMPHGLVVTEENARGVAGTWRRHAALWHAKPAFLAYDIRDLPSAFAAAQRARGLGLLTWTVRGAAQRAVAEQHCDAPIFEQRDEVEAA; translated from the coding sequence ATGCGATTGTCGCTCTTCACCCCCATTGATCGCCGGCGCGCGCCGCCCCCGGCCCCCGGGATCGCGGACTGGCTGGGGCAATGGGCCTACGCCCATCGGGGCTTGCACGGCGAAGGCCGAGTGGAGAACTCGCTGTCGGCGTTTCGCGCCGCGGTGGACGCGGGCTACGGCATCGAATGCGACATCCAGCGCAGCCGCGACGGGCGGGCGATGGTGTTTCACGACTGGGAGCTGGATCGCCTGACGGGGCAGCGCGGCCCCGTCGCCGCGCGGACGGCGGACGAGCTGGCAGCCATCGGACTGACCGGTGGCGGGGATACGATCCCGACGCTCGACACCGTGCTGGGCGAGATCGCCGGGCGCGTCCCGCTGCTGATAGAAATCAAGTCGCGGCGCGGAATGCCCGTGGTTCCGGTGTGCCGCGCGGTGCGCACCGCCCTGGAGGGCTATCGCGGCCCATTCGCGGTGATGAGCTTCGACCCGCGCATCGCGCGCTGGTTCGCGGCTGAAATCCCCGGCATGCCGCACGGGCTGGTGGTGACGGAGGAAAACGCGCGCGGGGTTGCCGGAACCTGGCGGCGGCACGCGGCGCTGTGGCATGCGAAGCCAGCCTTCCTCGCCTACGATATCCGCGACCTGCCCAGCGCCTTCGCCGCGGCGCAGCGCGCCCGGGGTCTGGGGCTCCTGACCTGGACCGTGCGCGGCGCAGCGCAGCGTGCGGTGGCCGAGCAGCATTGCGATGCCCCGATCTTCGAGCAACGCGACGAAGTGGAGGCCGCGTGA
- a CDS encoding GNAT family N-acetyltransferase has product MSELVGRIRGSVGEFDRGAWDALAGPGNPFLSHAFLTALEDSGSVGPGTGWDPVPLAISQGEDGPPLAALPAYLKSHSQGEYVFDHGWADAWERAGGSYYPKLQIAVPFTPATGPRLLLADEALAAPLLRAAEMFCDQNGISGAHATFIAPTQVPLFEDAGWLIRSDIQFHWENRGYADFDAFLDALSSRKRKNLRKERERAQQSVDEIRHLTGDDLTEEVWDAFWRFYQDTGQRKWGRPYLTREAFSLLGQRMADRILLVFAYSGGEPVAGALNMIGDDALYGRYWGCTRDIPYLHFEICYYQAIDAAIARGLARVEAGAQGGHKLARGYEPAQTYSAHWIADPGFRAAIADFLERERQGVATDQLFLGQRTPFRKDG; this is encoded by the coding sequence GTGAGCGAGCTGGTCGGGCGCATCCGCGGCAGCGTGGGCGAATTCGATCGCGGCGCGTGGGATGCGCTGGCGGGGCCGGGCAATCCCTTCCTCTCGCACGCCTTCCTGACCGCGCTGGAAGATTCGGGCAGCGTCGGGCCCGGCACTGGCTGGGACCCGGTGCCGCTCGCGATCTCGCAGGGGGAGGACGGTCCGCCGCTCGCCGCCTTGCCCGCCTATCTCAAATCGCACAGCCAAGGCGAATATGTCTTCGACCATGGCTGGGCCGACGCGTGGGAGCGCGCGGGCGGCAGCTATTATCCCAAGCTGCAGATCGCGGTGCCCTTCACCCCCGCGACCGGGCCGCGCCTGCTGTTGGCGGACGAGGCGCTGGCCGCGCCGCTGTTGCGCGCGGCGGAGATGTTCTGCGACCAGAACGGCATTTCGGGCGCCCATGCGACCTTCATCGCACCCACGCAGGTGCCGCTGTTCGAGGATGCGGGTTGGCTCATCCGCTCCGACATCCAGTTCCACTGGGAAAACCGTGGCTACGCGGATTTCGACGCCTTCCTGGATGCGCTTTCCAGTCGCAAGCGCAAGAACCTGCGCAAGGAACGCGAGCGCGCGCAGCAATCGGTGGACGAGATTCGCCACCTGACCGGCGACGATCTGACCGAAGAGGTGTGGGACGCGTTCTGGCGGTTCTACCAGGATACCGGACAGCGCAAATGGGGCCGGCCCTATCTGACGCGCGAGGCCTTCAGCCTGCTGGGGCAACGGATGGCCGACCGGATCCTGCTGGTATTCGCCTATAGCGGCGGCGAGCCGGTGGCGGGCGCGCTGAACATGATCGGGGACGATGCGCTGTATGGCCGGTACTGGGGCTGCACGCGCGACATCCCCTATCTGCATTTTGAAATCTGCTATTACCAGGCGATCGATGCCGCGATCGCGCGCGGGCTGGCGCGGGTCGAGGCGGGTGCGCAGGGCGGGCACAAGCTCGCCCGCGGATACGAACCGGCGCAGACATATTCGGCGCACTGGATCGCGGATCCCGGATTTCGCGCCGCGATCGCCGATTTCCTGGAGCGCGAGCGGCAGGGCGTGGCGACCGACCAGCTCTTCCTGGGCCAGCGGACGCCGTTCAGGAAAGACGGCTGA
- the dksA gene encoding RNA polymerase-binding protein DksA, whose translation MSALPNDDNAILSRANAVLDAGYVPDDDEPYMGERQQHYFRKLLIEWKRSIHTDAGSTLQNLQDGPLREPDVADRASSETDWSIELRTRDRQRKLIAKIDAALRRIDAGEYGYCEVTGDPIGLKRLIARPVATMSVEAQEAHERREKISRDD comes from the coding sequence ATGTCCGCTTTGCCCAACGATGACAATGCCATACTCTCGCGGGCCAACGCCGTGCTCGACGCCGGTTACGTGCCCGACGACGACGAGCCCTATATGGGCGAGCGGCAGCAGCATTATTTCCGCAAGCTGCTGATAGAGTGGAAACGCTCCATCCATACCGATGCGGGCTCCACCCTCCAGAACCTGCAGGACGGCCCACTGCGCGAGCCCGACGTGGCGGATCGCGCATCGAGCGAGACCGACTGGAGCATCGAGCTGCGCACCCGCGACCGGCAGCGCAAGCTGATTGCCAAGATCGACGCGGCCCTGCGGCGCATCGACGCGGGCGAGTACGGCTATTGCGAAGTAACCGGCGACCCGATCGGGTTGAAGCGGCTGATCGCGCGGCCGGTCGCCACGATGAGCGTGGAGGCGCAGGAGGCGCACGAGCGGCGCGAGAAGATTTCGCGCGACGATTGA
- a CDS encoding PilZ domain-containing protein, translating into MSAVDTRSISRDSLLLLAEVSAGEGAPVRVKVRNLSAGGMMAEGDIHPQRGAKLDINLRNIGWIDGTVAWTQDDRFGIAFDQEIDPKLVRAPGPAKGEDGYQTPRYLRPAVDDSRFAGGPRRKI; encoded by the coding sequence ATGTCTGCGGTCGACACGCGATCCATTTCGCGGGACAGCCTGCTGCTGCTGGCCGAGGTTTCGGCTGGCGAGGGCGCGCCTGTGCGCGTGAAGGTGCGCAACCTGTCTGCCGGCGGCATGATGGCGGAAGGCGACATCCATCCGCAGCGCGGGGCGAAGCTCGACATCAATCTGCGCAATATCGGCTGGATCGACGGGACCGTGGCCTGGACCCAGGACGACCGCTTCGGCATCGCCTTCGACCAGGAAATCGATCCCAAGCTGGTGCGCGCGCCCGGCCCGGCCAAGGGCGAGGACGGGTACCAAACGCCGCGCTATCTGCGCCCGGCGGTCGACGATAGCCGCTTCGCCGGCGGCCCCCGGCGCAAGATCTAG
- a CDS encoding ABC transporter substrate-binding protein produces MRALPILILFLALAIAGCDRSDPQGGVALATIDDNPIAADPGLRLSYAEQQVRGAVAEGLVTLDAAGEVVPAAAESWIVTDDGRSFIFRLRQVRWPDGSELTAREVRNSLQRARKELSGTSLGLDLARIRDIRALTNRVVEVRLTSAMPEFLHLLAQPELGIRKRGSAAGLGPMRLVPERDVSILTFPERAPDEPAAEDRRVVSLRALPAREAIEQFHSGALAAVFDGRLQDWPFADVGPLSRGTIRLDPALGLFGLEFVNADGLLADAARREALSMAIDREALLQPFNVGGITYATRMVPDLVVPTELARGDRWPDLTIAQRQAEAARRIAAWARGSATPPVLRIALPGGEGGDLLFAGLARDFAAIGVRLERAEEGGPADLRLVDRLARYAAPRWFLNQFNCAISRSICSPDADLLTAQAVAEPDAALSTNLIAEADAALTGAEVFIPLAMPIRWSMVRGSLGGFAENRWGWHPLFPIATAPTS; encoded by the coding sequence ATGCGGGCGTTGCCGATCCTGATCCTGTTCCTGGCCCTCGCCATCGCGGGGTGCGACCGCTCCGACCCGCAGGGCGGGGTCGCGCTCGCCACCATCGACGACAACCCGATCGCGGCCGATCCCGGATTGCGCCTGTCCTACGCCGAACAGCAGGTGCGCGGGGCCGTGGCGGAGGGGCTGGTCACGCTGGACGCGGCGGGCGAAGTGGTGCCGGCCGCCGCCGAAAGCTGGATCGTCACCGATGACGGGCGCAGCTTCATCTTTCGCCTGCGGCAGGTCCGCTGGCCGGACGGATCGGAACTGACCGCGCGCGAAGTGCGCAATTCGCTCCAGCGCGCGCGCAAGGAACTGTCCGGCACCTCGCTCGGCCTCGACCTGGCGCGCATTCGCGATATTCGCGCGCTGACCAACCGGGTGGTCGAAGTCCGCCTCACCAGCGCCATGCCCGAATTTCTCCATTTGCTGGCGCAACCTGAACTCGGAATACGCAAGCGGGGCTCGGCGGCAGGGTTGGGCCCGATGCGGCTGGTCCCCGAGCGCGACGTCTCGATCCTGACCTTTCCGGAAAGGGCACCGGACGAGCCCGCCGCGGAGGATCGCCGCGTCGTGTCGCTGCGCGCGCTGCCCGCCCGCGAAGCGATTGAACAGTTCCACAGCGGCGCTCTGGCGGCGGTCTTCGACGGCCGGTTGCAAGACTGGCCGTTCGCCGATGTCGGGCCGCTGTCGCGCGGGACCATCCGCCTCGATCCAGCGCTCGGCCTGTTCGGGCTGGAATTCGTCAATGCCGACGGGCTGCTGGCCGATGCCGCGCGGCGCGAGGCGCTGTCGATGGCGATCGATCGGGAGGCGCTGTTGCAGCCGTTCAACGTGGGCGGGATCACCTACGCGACGCGGATGGTGCCCGATCTGGTGGTGCCGACCGAACTGGCCAGAGGGGATCGCTGGCCCGACCTGACGATCGCGCAGCGCCAGGCGGAGGCCGCGCGCCGCATCGCGGCCTGGGCGCGCGGCAGCGCCACGCCGCCGGTGCTGCGCATCGCACTACCGGGCGGGGAAGGGGGCGATCTGCTGTTCGCCGGCCTCGCGCGCGATTTCGCGGCGATCGGCGTCCGGCTCGAACGCGCGGAAGAGGGCGGCCCCGCCGATCTGCGCCTGGTCGACCGGCTCGCCCGCTACGCCGCTCCCCGCTGGTTCCTGAACCAGTTCAACTGCGCGATCTCGCGCAGCATCTGCTCGCCGGACGCCGATCTGCTGACGGCGCAGGCGGTGGCGGAGCCCGACGCGGCGCTCAGCACGAATCTGATCGCGGAGGCGGACGCGGCGCTGACCGGCGCGGAGGTGTTCATCCCCCTCGCCATGCCGATCCGCTGGTCGATGGTGCGCGGCTCGCTCGGCGGGTTCGCCGAGAACCGCTGGGGCTGGCATCCCTTGTTCCCGATCGCCACTGCCCCCACCTCGTGA
- a CDS encoding DUF4112 domain-containing protein — MTDSERARPMGIDLPTGSDPASIRRRIEAMEQLLERSFRVPGVNYPIGLDSIVGLIPVVGDFVTAAMGAYIVWEARNLGLPKWKLWRMGGHIAFDTALGAVPLVGDAFDFLYRSNSKNLKIIRKHLDKHHPAQRTIDG; from the coding sequence ATGACAGACAGTGAGCGCGCCCGCCCGATGGGGATCGACCTGCCGACCGGCAGCGATCCCGCCTCCATCCGCCGGCGGATCGAAGCGATGGAGCAATTGCTGGAACGCAGCTTCCGCGTGCCCGGCGTGAACTACCCGATCGGGCTCGATTCGATCGTTGGGCTGATTCCCGTGGTGGGCGATTTCGTGACCGCCGCGATGGGCGCCTATATCGTTTGGGAAGCGCGCAATCTCGGTCTGCCGAAGTGGAAGCTGTGGCGCATGGGCGGACATATCGCCTTCGACACCGCGCTGGGGGCGGTGCCGCTGGTGGGCGATGCGTTCGACTTCCTCTATCGCTCCAACAGCAAGAACCTGAAGATCATCCGGAAGCATCTCGACAAGCATCATCCGGCCCAGCGCACGATCGATGGCTAG
- a CDS encoding tryptophan 2,3-dioxygenase, with translation MAKRDVTYSSYLDLDRVLAAQHPVSGADDEMLFIIVHQASELWLKLCLHELQRARRRIVADDLRPSFKMLARVARAQGQLIQSWDVLSTMTPHDYSQLRPHLGGSSGFQSAQYRMMEFLLGGRNPDMVTMHEATPEVAAELRAELDRPSLYEECVRLLARRGFAIPDEVFDRDRESPWERSAAVEAAWAAIYRDPEANWDLYELAEKLVDLEYHFQRWRFGHLKTVERIIGFKRGTGGTPGVPYLGKVLEQAFFPELLSVRTAL, from the coding sequence ATGGCGAAACGCGACGTCACCTATTCCTCCTATCTCGATCTCGACCGCGTGCTCGCGGCGCAGCACCCGGTCTCGGGTGCCGACGACGAGATGCTGTTCATCATCGTCCACCAGGCGAGCGAGCTGTGGCTGAAGCTGTGCCTGCACGAATTGCAGCGCGCCCGGCGGCGGATCGTGGCGGACGATTTGCGTCCCAGCTTCAAGATGCTGGCCCGGGTTGCCCGCGCGCAGGGGCAGCTGATTCAGAGCTGGGATGTGCTCAGCACCATGACCCCGCACGATTATTCGCAGCTTCGCCCGCATCTGGGCGGATCGAGCGGGTTCCAGAGCGCGCAGTACCGGATGATGGAATTCCTCCTCGGCGGGCGCAATCCCGACATGGTGACCATGCACGAGGCGACGCCCGAGGTGGCCGCGGAATTGCGCGCCGAACTGGACCGGCCGAGCCTGTACGAGGAATGCGTCCGGTTGCTGGCGCGGCGCGGCTTCGCCATTCCGGACGAGGTGTTCGACCGCGACCGGGAAAGCCCCTGGGAACGCAGCGCGGCGGTGGAGGCAGCCTGGGCCGCGATCTACCGCGATCCGGAGGCCAACTGGGACCTGTACGAACTGGCCGAGAAGTTGGTCGATCTGGAATACCATTTCCAGCGCTGGCGCTTCGGCCACCTGAAGACGGTGGAGCGCATCATCGGCTTCAAGCGCGGGACCGGCGGCACGCCCGGCGTGCCCTATCTCGGCAAGGTGCTGGAGCAGGCCTTCTTCCCCGAACTGCTGAGCGTGCGGACGGCGTTGTGA
- the kynU gene encoding kynureninase produces the protein MTDQILSRAREMDAADPLAQFRYRFTLPEGVIYLDGNSLGALPKATPARLEEVVRGEWGTGLIRSWNDADWIDMPQRVGGKIAPLLGARPHEVIVADSTSVNLFKLIAAALEMRPGRKVILSEPGNFPTDLYMIAGLERQGLAERRLAERVGIAGALDEDVALLLLTHAHYKTGELFDMAALTKAAHDAGALVLWDLSHSGGALPVDLNAAHADFAVGCGYKYLNGGPGAPAYAFVAERHHAQLAQPLTGWFGHNAPFDFTDDYEAAGGIEQLLCGTPPILGLAALEVGVDLVAEMGVDRLHEKSMALSEAFRSCLAAHGVELELVSPEDPERRGSQLSFRHENAYALSQALIARGVIGDFRAPDILRLGFAPAYLRFEDMAEAARHLAEVLASSEWQRPEFNRRAAVT, from the coding sequence ATGACCGACCAGATCCTCTCCCGCGCCCGCGAGATGGACGCCGCCGATCCGCTGGCCCAGTTCCGCTACAGGTTCACCCTGCCCGAGGGGGTGATCTACCTCGACGGCAACTCGTTGGGCGCGCTGCCCAAGGCGACGCCCGCGCGGCTGGAGGAGGTCGTGCGCGGCGAATGGGGCACCGGCCTGATCCGCAGCTGGAATGACGCCGACTGGATCGACATGCCGCAGCGCGTCGGCGGCAAGATCGCCCCCCTGCTCGGGGCCCGGCCCCATGAGGTGATCGTCGCCGATTCGACCAGTGTGAACCTGTTCAAGCTGATCGCCGCCGCGCTGGAAATGCGGCCCGGTCGCAAGGTCATTCTGTCCGAACCGGGCAATTTCCCAACCGACCTTTACATGATCGCCGGGCTGGAGCGGCAGGGGCTCGCCGAGCGGCGGCTGGCTGAGCGCGTGGGCATCGCGGGAGCGCTGGATGAAGACGTGGCGTTGCTCCTCCTCACCCACGCGCATTACAAGACCGGCGAGCTGTTCGACATGGCCGCGCTGACGAAGGCCGCGCACGATGCGGGCGCGCTGGTGCTGTGGGACCTGTCGCATTCGGGCGGCGCGCTGCCGGTCGATCTGAACGCGGCGCACGCGGATTTCGCGGTCGGCTGCGGCTACAAATATCTGAACGGCGGCCCAGGCGCGCCCGCTTACGCCTTCGTGGCGGAGCGGCACCATGCGCAGCTCGCTCAGCCGCTGACCGGCTGGTTCGGCCACAATGCCCCGTTCGACTTCACCGACGATTACGAGGCGGCTGGCGGGATCGAGCAATTGCTGTGCGGCACCCCGCCGATCCTCGGCCTCGCCGCGCTGGAGGTGGGGGTGGATCTCGTCGCGGAGATGGGCGTCGATCGCCTGCACGAAAAATCCATGGCGCTGTCCGAGGCGTTCCGTTCCTGCCTCGCCGCGCACGGCGTCGAGCTGGAACTGGTTAGCCCCGAGGACCCCGAGCGGCGCGGCAGCCAATTGAGCTTCCGCCACGAGAACGCCTATGCCCTGTCGCAGGCGCTGATCGCGCGCGGCGTGATCGGCGACTTCCGCGCGCCCGACATCCTGCGCCTGGGCTTCGCACCCGCCTACCTCCGCTTCGAGGACATGGCCGAAGCCGCGCGCCACCTCGCCGAGGTGCTGGCGAGCAGCGAATGGCAGCGGCCCGAGTTCAATCGTCGGGCGGCGGTGACGTGA
- a CDS encoding DUF3429 domain-containing protein — MSDRETTPLPSIIFGYGPMLPFVAGALGVWLGTPAWQALALWLTQVWGALILAFVAGVRRGFAFERERASTPVEIATMIPYVVLAGLGVLLPPLWGVMALALGFALATLIDTRAAKRGNAPAFFARLRPTQFPIAVLSLLAIAARAVV, encoded by the coding sequence ATGAGCGACCGCGAGACCACCCCCCTCCCCAGCATCATATTCGGCTACGGCCCGATGCTACCCTTCGTCGCGGGAGCGCTGGGCGTGTGGCTGGGCACCCCCGCGTGGCAGGCGCTGGCGCTGTGGCTTACGCAGGTATGGGGCGCTCTCATCCTGGCGTTCGTCGCGGGTGTCCGGCGCGGCTTCGCGTTCGAGCGCGAGCGTGCCTCCACCCCGGTCGAGATCGCGACGATGATCCCTTACGTGGTGCTCGCCGGGCTGGGCGTGCTGTTGCCGCCGCTGTGGGGCGTGATGGCGCTGGCGCTCGGCTTCGCGCTGGCAACGCTGATCGATACCCGCGCGGCGAAGCGTGGCAACGCACCCGCCTTCTTCGCGCGGCTGCGCCCGACCCAGTTCCCGATCGCCGTGCTCAGCCTGCTGGCGATCGCGGCGCGGGCGGTGGTCTAG
- a CDS encoding PEPxxWA-CTERM sorting domain-containing protein, whose amino-acid sequence MRKISINRAILLTTSALALGLTATTAQAAPFIVKLNSDFSDTPVSFRFMGGTFTFSGTGDIFGPLAVSTRGNAAVRNVFGSPSVDFVNRGTVTYDDSTLGGYGSFPRATAAPYSNGDNFLGLRVGSAGNYFYGFAYTTNTTLNSFGFQTTPNTAITATAGGVPEPATWALMLLGFGALGWAMRSRKPRLRSAGLSYA is encoded by the coding sequence TTGCGCAAGATTTCGATTAACCGGGCGATCCTGCTCACCACGAGCGCGCTCGCGCTTGGCCTTACCGCGACCACGGCGCAGGCAGCGCCCTTCATCGTCAAGCTCAACTCCGATTTCAGCGACACGCCGGTGAGCTTCCGCTTCATGGGGGGCACTTTCACCTTCAGCGGCACCGGCGATATCTTCGGGCCCCTCGCTGTTTCCACCAGAGGCAACGCAGCCGTGCGCAACGTCTTCGGGAGCCCTTCGGTCGACTTCGTCAACCGCGGCACGGTCACCTATGATGATTCGACGTTGGGCGGATATGGCTCCTTTCCCCGTGCCACGGCGGCCCCCTATTCGAATGGCGACAATTTCCTCGGTTTGCGGGTCGGATCGGCAGGCAACTACTTTTACGGGTTTGCGTATACGACCAACACCACACTGAATTCGTTTGGATTCCAGACCACGCCGAATACCGCAATCACCGCCACCGCCGGCGGCGTGCCGGAGCCTGCCACTTGGGCGCTGATGTTGCTCGGCTTTGGCGCTCTGGGCTGGGCCATGCGGTCGCGCAAGCCCCGCCTTCGCAGCGCCGGCCTGTCCTACGCCTGA
- a CDS encoding HNH endonuclease: MAEDAGCNLSACPALVLNADYTPLSYYPLSLWPWQTAIKAVFLDRVDIVESYDRRVHSPSLDMKIPSVIALRDYVKHSEFPAFTRFNLFLRDRFACQYCGSGQHLTFDHVVPRRLGGKTTWENIITACAPCNMKKGGRTPRQAHMHLACDPIRPTSWQLQQHGKSYPPNYLHETWRDWLYWDIELEE; encoded by the coding sequence ATGGCGGAGGATGCGGGTTGCAACCTTTCGGCCTGCCCCGCGCTGGTGCTGAACGCCGACTACACGCCGCTGTCCTATTATCCGCTCAGCCTGTGGCCGTGGCAGACCGCGATCAAGGCGGTGTTCCTCGACCGGGTGGATATCGTCGAAAGCTACGACCGGCGCGTGCACAGCCCCTCGCTCGACATGAAGATCCCCAGCGTGATCGCGTTGCGCGACTATGTGAAGCATTCGGAGTTCCCCGCCTTCACCCGCTTCAACCTGTTCCTGCGCGACCGGTTCGCCTGCCAGTATTGCGGCAGCGGGCAGCACCTGACCTTCGACCATGTCGTGCCCCGGCGCCTCGGCGGCAAGACGACGTGGGAGAACATCATTACCGCCTGCGCGCCGTGCAACATGAAGAAGGGCGGTCGCACCCCGCGCCAGGCGCACATGCACCTCGCCTGCGACCCGATCCGCCCGACCAGCTGGCAATTGCAGCAGCACGGCAAGAGCTATCCGCCGAACTACCTCCACGAAACCTGGCGCGACTGGCTCTATTGGGACATCGAACTGGAGGAGTGA